A genomic window from Silene latifolia isolate original U9 population chromosome 11, ASM4854445v1, whole genome shotgun sequence includes:
- the LOC141613517 gene encoding putative methyltransferase PMT18, which translates to MSYSEYTPCQDPRRGRKFDRYMLKYRERHCPSKEEQLGCLIQAPPKYKTPFKWPQSRDYAWYDNIPHKELSIEKAVQNWIQVEGDRFRFPGGGTMFPRGADAYIDELLKNYHP; encoded by the coding sequence ATGTCGTATAGCGAGTACACCCCTTGTCAAGATCCGAGAAGAGGTAGGAAGTTCGATAGGTACATGTTGAAGTACAGAGAACGACATTGTCCTAGCAAGGAAGAACAACTGGGATGCCTGATCCAGGCACCCCCAAAATACAAGACTCCATTCAAGTGGCCGCAAAGTAGAGATTATGCTTGGTATGACAATATCCCTCACAAGGAGCTCAGCATTGAAAAGGCGGTCCAAAACTGGATCCAAGTTGAGGGTGACCGCTTTAGGTTTCCTGGAGGCGGTACTATGTTTCCACGTGGTGCTGATGCTTATATTGATGAACTACTCAAAAATTATCACCCCTAA